The proteins below come from a single Plasmodium sp. gorilla clade G2 genome assembly, chromosome: 13 genomic window:
- a CDS encoding ribonuclease P protein subunit RPR2, putative, translating to MSNINSETWNNTDKLKRKLSDIYDTENDKNDELKNTSKVLKNNPIEECNTGKGNNDTCNTFYEEHMNNNEAKNYVVQNFDGIEKSENKEPCMNESNQKKKRKKHNKKKNNNMEMGKPLKQMVRINYLLQASFLMNNMNPNISREYIKTMRRLSNKFLIKYDRKFKKLFCKKCNSVLIPSETCDVFVNPLNLQKKHKQINNNYDIKELIEESTNTNNMKPRDEYLVSYKCKHCQHYTKLVYE from the coding sequence ATGAGTAACATTAACAGTGAAACATGGAACAACACTGATAAATTAAAACGAAAATTAAGTGACATATATGATACTgagaatgataaaaatgatgaattaaaaaatacatctaaagttttaaaaaataatccaATAGAAGAATGTAATACTGGCAAAGGAAATAATGATACTTGTAATACTTTTTATGAAgaacatatgaataataatgaagcGAAAAACTATGTAGTACAAAATTTTGATGGAATTGAAAAGTCTGAAAACAAAGAACCATGCATGAATGAATCaaatcaaaaaaagaaaaggaaaaagcataataaaaaaaaaaataataatatggaaatgGGAAAGCCATTAAAACAAATGGTtagaataaattatttattacaaGCATCCTTTTTAATGAATAACATGAATCCCAATATATCTAgggaatatattaaaacaatGAGAAGACTATCTAACaagtttttaataaaatatgatagaaaatttaaaaagcTATTTTGTAAAAAGTGTAATTCAGTTCTTATTCCAAGTGAAACATGTGATGTTTTTGTAAATCCAttaaatttacaaaaaaaacataagcaaataaataataattatgatattaAGGAACTCATAGAAGAATCAACAAAtactaataatatgaaaCCAAGAGATGAATATTTAGtttcatataaatgtaaacatTGTCAACATTATACCAAGCTTGTATATGAATAG